The DNA region atcatcatcatcctcatcatcatcaactTGTTCTTCATTCTGTTCCTCTGGTAATTTTCCCTGATGAGAAGTGATCAAGTTAACCAATTGTTTTATCTGTTCTTCCAATACATTTTTTGCTGTACAAAGTGTCTCCAAAAATTTCTCTCTTGAATGTGCTCTACTAACTTTATCAAGCTGCTTAACCACTACACCCAATTCCGAATTCACAGCTTCCAATTGATTACTAACATAGTACTCTTCATcgtctttgtctttgtctttgtcttcgtctttgtctttgtctttgtcttcgtcttcgtctttgTCTTCTTCCATCGTCTCTACAACTTTATCCTCAATTACAGTTATGTCACCAAATTGTACTTGTCTCTTATCCATTTCTGTTTCAATTATCTTATCAGAATAAAATGGAAAAAGTTTCATAATATCAACATTTAAGTTCCACCCATGAACAACAtcccatttttcttcttcttcttcatcatcttcttcttccccatATGTGATCTTTGTAGAAAGCTCAAACATCTTATCAACTTGATAATTTGTAGATTTATATCGTTTGAAGAATCTATGCTTTCTCAACATCTTCAAAGTAGGTCTCTTTTCTGGATTTAGTTTCAAACATTTCTTGACAAGACTCTTGAACTTTTTCGAAAAGGTAATGTCATGatcattttctttataattcGAACAAGAAAATCTCTGATTGATCTTCTTGTTCATAGACTTTGACATAGGAATGTCAGACAGAGGTGCTTTTCCATGAGCTAATTCAAGAGCTAAGATTCCAAATGACCAAATGTCGGATTTCATAGAATACCCATCATTAGATTCAATCAACTCCGGAGCAATCCAATAAGGATTCCCGTTTatgttcttcatcttcctccGAGAAGAGCACCACAAACCGAAATCTGAAAATTTGAATGTTCCATTGAGATCAACAAGGATGTTTCCAGCTTTAAGTTCCATGTTGAGAATTTCCATGGAGTGAAGATAAGACAAGAGATTTAAGGTttgtttaagaaatatataGATATGACTTTCCGGCAATCCGGTGGGGAAAGAACGGGACATTAAGGATTGGAGAGAACCGGCAGACATTAATGGCATAACTACCCATATTTTGTTGTCGGCGGCTATGAAAGTGCAGTGGGA from Impatiens glandulifera chromosome 5, dImpGla2.1, whole genome shotgun sequence includes:
- the LOC124939401 gene encoding serine/threonine-protein kinase BLUS1-like codes for the protein MDIDEDQEPEYPLDSKSYIISEEIGRGTSTIVYRAFCEPMNTYVAIKSINLDKSLTDFDSIMCTPTLNHPNILNSHCTFIAADNKIWVVMPLMSAGSLQSLMSRSFPTGLPESHIYIFLKQTLNLLSYLHSMEILNMELKAGNILVDLNGTFKFSDFGLWCSSRRKMKNINGNPYWIAPELIESNDGYSMKSDIWSFGILALELAHGKAPLSDIPMSKSMNKKINQRFSCSNYKENDHDITFSKKFKSLVKKCLKLNPEKRPTLKMLRKHRFFKRYKSTNYQVDKMFELSTKITYGEEEDDEEEEEKWDVVHGWNLNVDIMKLFPFYSDKIIETEMDKRQVQFGDITVFGTSCGNTYLAT